The sequence CGTCCAGTGAGATCTTCCACAGGTCCATTCACCCCGGTCATGGCGCGAGGTTACCGTGGCGTCACAACGCCCTTTGGGATCGTTAAGGTCCCGGATCTGTCGTCAGGTGGCGTCGGCATGCCCGCCGGACGCTGGAAGGAGCGCATCCATGGCCGCAGTCGGTCGCCCCCGCAGGTCCTGCCTCGCCGTGCCGGGTTCCAGCGTGAAGATGCTCGGCAAGGCCCAGGGGCTCCCGGCCGACCAGGTCTTCCTCGACCTGGAGGACGCCGTCGCCCCACTGGCCAAACCGGACGCGCGCAAGAACATCGTGGCCGTCCTCAACGAGGGTGACTGGGCCGGCAAGACCCGGGTGGTCCGGGTCAACGACCTGACCACCCCGTGGACCTACCGGGACGTCATCGAGGTCGTCGAGGGCGCCGGCGCCAACCTGGACTGCATCATGCTGCCGAAGGTGCAGACCGCCGCCCAGGTGCAGTGGCTGGACCTGACGCTCACCCAGATCGAGAAGACGATCGGCCTGGAGGTCGGCCGGATCGGCATCGAGGCGCAGATCGAGAACGCCGCCGGTCTGGTCAACGTGGACGCGATCGCCGCCGCCTCACCGCGCGTGGAGACCATCATCTTCGGCCCGGCCGACTTCATGGCGTCGATCAACATGAAGTCGATGGTGGTCGGCGGCCTGATCCCGGACTACCCGGGCGACCCGTACCACTACATCCTGATGCGGATCCTGATGGCCGCGCGGATGCACGACAAACAGGCCATCGACGGCCCGTTCCTGCAGATCCGCGACGTCGACGCGTTCCGCGAGGTGGCCAAGCGTTCGGCCGCACTGGGCTTCGACGGCAAGTGGGTGCTGCACCCGGGCCAGATCGACGCCGCCAACGAGGTCTACCAGCCGGCGCAGGACGACTACGACCACGCCGAGCTGATCCTCGACGCGTACGAGCACTACACCTCGGAGGCCGGCGGCCGGCTCGGCGCCGTGATGCTCGGCGACGAGATGATCGACGAAGCGTCCCGCAAGATGGCGCTGGTGGTCGCCGCCAAGGGCCGCGCCGCCGGGATGAGCCGTACCTCGTCGTTCACCCCACCGGAGCAGTGACCGGCCGGGCCGGGACGACAGCCGCCGGCTGTCGGTCCGGCTCGACGATCGACGGTACGACGGCCCGCCCGCCGGTCAGTAACCGCTGCTGCTGTCGTTGCTCGTCGCGATCGCGTAGATGATCGCGCCAACATAGAAGAGGATCACCAGCACCAGGAACCCGGTGAGGATCCAGCCGACGATGATGGCAGCCTTCGCCATCCCCGCACCGCCCTCGCCGCTCTGCCGGATCTGCTTCTGCGCGACGTGCCCGAGGATCGCGCCGACCGGCGCGGTGATGCAGGACGTGACACCGATCAGGGCCAGCACGAACGCCGCGATGGCCATCCCGTTGGTCTTCGGCGGCTGCGGGTAGCCGTAGCCGGGGTACTGCGGCGGGTAGCCCTGCGGGGCGTAACCGGGCGGGGCGTAACCGGGCATCGGCTGGGTGGCTGGCGGCTGCGCGCCGGCGTACGGGTCGACCGGGGCGTACGGGTTCGGGGCGTACGGGTCGGGGGCGTACGGGTCGACCGGGCCCGGTTGCGGGGGCACCGGCTGCCCGGCCACCACTGTGGGGTCAGGTGCGGGGCTCGACGGCTGGGCCGACCACGTGGGATCGGTCCAGTTGCCGGGCGGCGGGGGATTGGTCATGCGAACTCTCCGTCAGGTCGGGGTGCGGAGACAGGGTAGCCAGCGCCGCCCAAACCCGACGCCCCCGCTTCCGGGTGCCGCGTTGCCCGGGCCGGTCGTAACGGGCAGGATCCCTGGCATGGCATTCGACGCGCGCGCCGCGGACCGTTCCGGCAGTCGACCCCGACGGGACGTCAGCCGCCCGGGCGCGGCCCGGCGCGCCCGGACGGCCGCCCCGGCGGGCAGCCCCGGCCCCGACGAGCCGGTCGCGCTCGCCGACCCGGTCACCATGCGCCTCGACGGGCGGGTCGCCCTGGTCACCGGGGCGGGCAGCCCGGACGGCATCGGGTACGCCACCGCGCGGCGACTCGCCGACCTGGGCGCTCGGGTGGCCATCGTCTCCACCACCCGACGCATCCATGAGCGGGCGACCGAGCTGGGGGTGACCGGCTTCGTCGCGGACCTGACCGACGAGTCCGAGGTCGGCGCGCTGGCCGATGCGGTCGCCGAGCAGTTGGGCGACGTCGAGGTGCTGGTCAACAACGCCGGCCTGGCCAGTCGGGCCAGCCAGGGGGTGCTGCGGCCGGTAGCGCAGCTGACCTACGACGAGTGGCGCGGTGAGATCGACCGCAACCTGTCCACCGCGTTCCTGTGCAGCCGGGCGTTCATCGGCGGGATGGCCGAGCGGGGTTGGGGTCGGATCGTCAACCTGTCCGCCACCGCCGGCCCGGTCAACGCCCTGCCCACCGAGGCCGCGTACGCCGCGGCGAAGGCCGGGGTCGTCGGGCTGACCCGGGCCCTGGCCATGGAGATGATCGCCGACGGCGTGACGGTCAACGCGGTGGCGCCCGGCACCATCTACACCGCGGCGTCCACGATGGCCGAGATCAAGCAGGGGCTGGGCACCCCGGTGGGGCGACCGGGCACGCCGGACGAGGTCGCCGCCGCGATCAGCTTCCTCTGCTCGCCGGCCGCCTCGTACATCACCGGGCAGATGCTGGTGGTGGACGGCGGCAACAGCGTCCGCGAGGCCCGCTTCCGCTGACCGCGCCGGTCCGCACCGGCCCGCTCGTCAGTAGCCGCCGCTGTCGCCGTTGTTGCTGAAGGCCACGAGCGCCAGCCAGCCACAGCAGGCAAGCACGGTGAGCCCGGTGAAGACGTAGCCCAGAATCAGCCCCCAGGTCGCGAGCTGGCCGCCCTCTTCGCCGCTGGTGCGGATCTGCCGCTTGGCCACGTGGCCGAGGACGGCGCCGGCAGGCGGAAAGACGAAGGCGAACACCAGAGACAGGATCGCCAGCACGTTGGTGCCCCGACCGGGCCCGCCCGGCGGTGGGCCGTACTGGCCGTAGGGGCCCTGCGGGGGGTACGGCGGTTGCTGACTCCAGTGCGCCGACTGCTGCGGCCCCTGGTGGCCGTACGGCGACGGTTCGTCCGCTGGTGGTCCGTACGGTGAGCGTTCCGCCGGCAGCTCGTACGCCGGCTGGTCCGGCTGCGGCGCGTACGGCGGCTGGCCGGGCGGCGGTGGCGCGTACGGCGACTGGTCCCTGGGTGGCTCGTAGGGTGACGGCGGTGGCTCGTCCTCGGGTGGTCCCGACGGCGGCGGGTAGCTCACAGCTGTCCTCCTCCTGCCGGTGCCGGAAAAGTCCCTCTTGCCGGACGCTACCCGCAGCGGTGAACCTTTTCACAGCGGTTGTGTGGACTGGTCACCTTGGCCTCGTCGACCCGAGGGGCCGATACTGACCCAGCGTTCAGTTACCCATGAGTAGTGCGCGGATCCCCGGAGGCTGAGATGGCCCGACTCGCCCAGACGCCCGGCCTGACCGATGTGCAACAGTCGATCCTGGAGACCGTTCGGGACTTCGCCGACAAGGAGATCATCCCGCACGCGCAGCGGCTGGAGCACGCCGACGAGTACCCCACCGACATCCTCGACGGCATGCGCGAGATGGGGCTCTTCGGTCTCACCATCGACGAGGAGTACGGCGGGCTCGGCGAATCGCTGCTCACCTACGCGCTGGTGGTGGAGCAGCTCTCCCGAGGCTGGATGTCGATCTCCGGCATCGTCAACACCCACTTCATCGTGGCGTACCTGATCTCCCAGCATGGCTCCGCCGAGCAGAAGGCCCGCCTGCTGCCGAAGATGGCCACCGGCGAGGTGCGCGGCGCGTTCTCCATGTCCGAGCCCGAGACCGGCTCCGACGTCTCCGCGATCAAGTCCCGGGCCGTCCGTGACGGGGACAGCTACGTGCTCAACGGGCAGAAGATGTGGCTCACCAACGGGGCGTACTCCTCGGTGGTGGCCACCCTGGTCAAGACCGACACCGGCGCGGACTCCGTCTACGGCAACATGAGCACCTTCCTGCTGGAGAAGGAGCCGGGGTTCGGCGAGACCGCCCCCGGTCTCACCATCCCCGGCAAGATCGAGAAGATGGGTTACAAGGGCGTCGAGACCACCGAAATGGTGCTCGACGGGGTGACCGTCCCCGACTCCGCGATCCTCGGCGGCGCCGACCAGGTGGGCCGCGGTTTCTACCAGATGATGGACGGCATCGAGGTGGGCCGGGTCAACGTGGCCGCCCGCGCCTGCGGCATCTCCATCCGCGCCTTCGAGCTGGCGGTGAGCTACGCCCAGCAGCGCAAGACCTTCGGTCAGCCCCTCGCCAAGCACCAGGCGATCGCCTTCAAGCTCGCCGAGATGGGCACGAAGATCGAGGCCGCGCACGCCCTCATGGTCAACGCCGCCCGACTCAAGGACGCCGGTCAGCGCAACGACGTCGAGGCCGGGATGGCCAAGCTGCTCGCCTCGGAGTACTGCGCCGAGGTCGTCCAGGAGGCGTTCCGCATCCACGGCGGCTACGGCTACTCCAAGGAGTACGAGATCGAGCGGCTGATGCGGGAGGCCCCGTTCCTGCTCATCGGCGAGGGCACGTC comes from Micromonospora vinacea and encodes:
- a CDS encoding HpcH/HpaI aldolase/citrate lyase family protein, whose amino-acid sequence is MAAVGRPRRSCLAVPGSSVKMLGKAQGLPADQVFLDLEDAVAPLAKPDARKNIVAVLNEGDWAGKTRVVRVNDLTTPWTYRDVIEVVEGAGANLDCIMLPKVQTAAQVQWLDLTLTQIEKTIGLEVGRIGIEAQIENAAGLVNVDAIAAASPRVETIIFGPADFMASINMKSMVVGGLIPDYPGDPYHYILMRILMAARMHDKQAIDGPFLQIRDVDAFREVAKRSAALGFDGKWVLHPGQIDAANEVYQPAQDDYDHAELILDAYEHYTSEAGGRLGAVMLGDEMIDEASRKMALVVAAKGRAAGMSRTSSFTPPEQ
- a CDS encoding DUF4190 domain-containing protein, translating into MTNPPPPGNWTDPTWSAQPSSPAPDPTVVAGQPVPPQPGPVDPYAPDPYAPNPYAPVDPYAGAQPPATQPMPGYAPPGYAPQGYPPQYPGYGYPQPPKTNGMAIAAFVLALIGVTSCITAPVGAILGHVAQKQIRQSGEGGAGMAKAAIIVGWILTGFLVLVILFYVGAIIYAIATSNDSSSGY
- a CDS encoding SDR family NAD(P)-dependent oxidoreductase, which gives rise to MAFDARAADRSGSRPRRDVSRPGAARRARTAAPAGSPGPDEPVALADPVTMRLDGRVALVTGAGSPDGIGYATARRLADLGARVAIVSTTRRIHERATELGVTGFVADLTDESEVGALADAVAEQLGDVEVLVNNAGLASRASQGVLRPVAQLTYDEWRGEIDRNLSTAFLCSRAFIGGMAERGWGRIVNLSATAGPVNALPTEAAYAAAKAGVVGLTRALAMEMIADGVTVNAVAPGTIYTAASTMAEIKQGLGTPVGRPGTPDEVAAAISFLCSPAASYITGQMLVVDGGNSVREARFR
- a CDS encoding DUF4190 domain-containing protein, encoding MSYPPPSGPPEDEPPPSPYEPPRDQSPYAPPPPGQPPYAPQPDQPAYELPAERSPYGPPADEPSPYGHQGPQQSAHWSQQPPYPPQGPYGQYGPPPGGPGRGTNVLAILSLVFAFVFPPAGAVLGHVAKRQIRTSGEEGGQLATWGLILGYVFTGLTVLACCGWLALVAFSNNGDSGGY
- a CDS encoding acyl-CoA dehydrogenase family protein, producing the protein MARLAQTPGLTDVQQSILETVRDFADKEIIPHAQRLEHADEYPTDILDGMREMGLFGLTIDEEYGGLGESLLTYALVVEQLSRGWMSISGIVNTHFIVAYLISQHGSAEQKARLLPKMATGEVRGAFSMSEPETGSDVSAIKSRAVRDGDSYVLNGQKMWLTNGAYSSVVATLVKTDTGADSVYGNMSTFLLEKEPGFGETAPGLTIPGKIEKMGYKGVETTEMVLDGVTVPDSAILGGADQVGRGFYQMMDGIEVGRVNVAARACGISIRAFELAVSYAQQRKTFGQPLAKHQAIAFKLAEMGTKIEAAHALMVNAARLKDAGQRNDVEAGMAKLLASEYCAEVVQEAFRIHGGYGYSKEYEIERLMREAPFLLIGEGTSEIQKTIISRGLLKEYKL